A window of the Tessaracoccus sp. MC1865 genome harbors these coding sequences:
- the ald gene encoding alanine dehydrogenase: MRISVPREVKNNENRVAITPVGVQELTHRGHEVVVEAGAGVGSSFTDDSYRDAGASVVADVDRVWGDAELVLKVKEPVASEYRHLREGISVFTYLHLAADEPLVDALLSSGATSIAYETVQKPTGLLPLLYPMSEVAGCLAPQMGAYHLMKTQGGRGVLMGGVAGVPNAKVLVLGGGTAGQNAVNTALGMNADVTMLDTDIDKLRQAYWRWDNRVHGLRSSEMAIREHLPQADLVIGTVLIPGARAPRLVTNEMVATMKPGSVLVDVSIDQGGCFEDSRPTTHDDPTYQVHGSTFYCVANMPAMVPNTSTWALTNATLPYVERIAEHGWREAMRIDAALAKGLATHAGRLTSQPVAEAFNRDWAPVEDVLADA; this comes from the coding sequence ATGCGCATCAGCGTCCCCCGCGAGGTCAAGAACAACGAGAACCGGGTCGCCATCACCCCCGTCGGCGTCCAGGAACTCACCCATCGCGGGCACGAGGTCGTCGTGGAGGCGGGCGCCGGTGTGGGATCCAGCTTCACCGACGACTCGTATCGTGATGCCGGCGCCTCGGTGGTGGCGGACGTGGACCGCGTCTGGGGCGACGCCGAGCTCGTTCTCAAGGTGAAGGAGCCCGTCGCCTCGGAGTACCGCCACCTGCGCGAGGGGATCAGCGTCTTCACCTACCTCCACCTGGCCGCGGACGAACCGCTGGTGGACGCGCTGCTCAGCTCCGGCGCCACGTCCATCGCCTACGAGACGGTGCAGAAGCCCACCGGGCTGCTCCCCCTCCTCTACCCCATGAGCGAGGTGGCGGGGTGCCTCGCCCCCCAGATGGGCGCCTACCACCTGATGAAGACGCAGGGCGGCCGCGGCGTGCTGATGGGCGGCGTGGCGGGCGTGCCCAACGCGAAGGTGCTGGTGCTGGGCGGCGGCACCGCCGGCCAGAACGCCGTCAACACCGCCCTCGGCATGAACGCCGACGTGACCATGCTGGACACCGACATCGACAAGCTGCGCCAGGCCTACTGGCGCTGGGACAACCGGGTGCACGGCCTCCGCTCGTCCGAAATGGCCATCCGGGAGCACCTGCCGCAGGCGGATCTGGTGATCGGCACCGTCCTGATCCCAGGCGCCCGGGCACCGCGCCTGGTCACCAACGAGATGGTGGCCACCATGAAGCCGGGCTCGGTGCTGGTGGACGTGTCCATCGACCAGGGCGGCTGCTTCGAGGACAGCCGGCCCACCACGCACGACGACCCCACCTACCAGGTGCACGGCTCCACCTTCTACTGCGTGGCCAACATGCCCGCGATGGTGCCCAACACCTCGACGTGGGCGTTGACCAACGCCACGCTGCCCTACGTGGAGCGGATCGCCGAGCACGGCTGGCGCGAAGCCATGCGTATCGACGCAGCGCTGGCGAAGGGTCTGGCGACGCACGCCGGGCGGCTCACGTCGCAGCCGGTGGCCGAGGCCTTCAACCGTGACTGGGCCCCCGTCGAGGACGTGCTCGCAGACGCCTGA
- a CDS encoding alpha-amylase family glycosyl hydrolase — protein sequence MIIALDEPGWPTADWPLGASPSAEGITFAVHAPAATRVQLEIYPEALGADASHTFLPAKGPDGIWRANIQGLPLGALYGYRVWGRNWPYVDTWEPGTEEGFEADMDEDGNRFNPNKVLFDPYAREISHNVFSDSILEHGNDEVFGTGPAEVDPTPAVEDVEPEEPLPTRRSVDTARQAPKGIVITDYTPMVDTPHLPPEKSAIYEVSVPQLTGHPSVCRLSELLKDEPGYEGVQSIPDEYRGTYKGAGMMAPYLKALGFTTVELLPLQQTNASESARRGYTNAWGYMTLSYFAPHRGYSSDQSYGGPTREFKEMVSAFHAVGMEVYLDVVYNHTAEGGNWDGDVNSTGFTSLGGFATADYYQMTADFVLVDGATGTSNQLNFSSDAACRLVLDSLRYWTTDMGVDGFRFDLATVLGRKPDEAHPEDWANQKRFFTDHPLLVAIADFAASEHIEVIAEAWDLWGYEVGNFPRGWGEWNGRYRDAVRRFSKGDANMRDFLDMMNGDYHHFHDSGGAQKSINFVDAHDGFNMVDLVSYQEKNNDQPYPFGPSDGGSDNNLSWDSGGSQALRRQRVRNLWTILFFSRGVPMVVAGDEFGRTQNGNNNPWELDSLAMLNNYAMIPTAAPHLVDVEAGVDAAYHDNFGRFDNQDDANSLFRFATFIANLRQRHEALQQTHWGDLIPDNRDVSYLFSTPTGDGYPEEGHRAVAVRINNPGDDFWVLINMAEHPIDFTLPMPAEGCVLRRLIDTASWAEPAHNYWQEGEGMIMEGATTVEPWAIVVLQEGVLEPRDVPVWED from the coding sequence ATGATCATCGCACTCGACGAACCCGGCTGGCCCACCGCGGACTGGCCGCTCGGAGCAAGCCCTTCGGCGGAAGGCATCACGTTCGCCGTCCACGCCCCGGCCGCCACCCGCGTCCAACTGGAGATCTATCCGGAGGCGCTGGGCGCCGACGCGTCCCACACCTTCCTCCCCGCCAAGGGGCCGGACGGGATCTGGCGCGCCAACATCCAGGGCCTGCCGCTCGGGGCCCTGTACGGCTATCGGGTCTGGGGCCGCAACTGGCCCTACGTCGACACCTGGGAGCCCGGCACGGAGGAGGGCTTCGAGGCGGACATGGACGAGGACGGCAACCGGTTCAACCCGAACAAGGTGCTGTTCGACCCCTATGCGCGCGAGATCAGCCACAACGTCTTCTCCGACAGCATCCTCGAGCACGGCAACGATGAGGTGTTCGGCACCGGCCCTGCGGAGGTCGACCCCACCCCGGCCGTCGAGGACGTCGAGCCCGAAGAACCGCTGCCCACGCGGCGCTCGGTCGACACCGCCCGCCAGGCGCCGAAGGGCATCGTGATCACCGACTACACCCCCATGGTCGACACACCCCACCTGCCCCCCGAGAAGTCGGCCATCTACGAGGTCTCGGTGCCGCAGCTCACCGGGCACCCGTCCGTCTGCCGGCTGAGCGAGCTGTTGAAGGACGAGCCCGGCTACGAGGGGGTCCAGAGCATCCCCGACGAGTATCGCGGCACCTACAAGGGCGCCGGCATGATGGCGCCCTACCTGAAGGCGCTGGGCTTCACCACCGTCGAACTGCTCCCGCTGCAGCAGACCAACGCGTCGGAATCCGCCCGCCGCGGCTACACCAACGCCTGGGGCTACATGACGCTGAGCTACTTCGCGCCCCACCGCGGCTACTCGTCGGACCAGAGCTACGGCGGCCCGACGCGGGAGTTCAAGGAGATGGTCTCCGCCTTCCACGCCGTCGGCATGGAGGTCTACCTCGACGTCGTCTACAACCACACGGCCGAGGGCGGCAACTGGGACGGCGACGTCAACAGCACCGGCTTCACCTCGCTGGGCGGCTTCGCCACGGCCGACTATTACCAGATGACCGCCGATTTCGTGCTGGTCGACGGCGCCACCGGCACCTCCAACCAGCTCAACTTCTCGTCGGACGCCGCCTGCAGGCTGGTGCTGGACTCGCTGCGCTACTGGACCACGGACATGGGCGTCGACGGGTTCCGCTTCGACCTTGCCACCGTGCTGGGCCGCAAACCGGACGAGGCGCACCCGGAGGACTGGGCCAACCAGAAGCGGTTCTTCACGGACCACCCGCTGCTGGTCGCCATCGCGGACTTCGCCGCCAGTGAGCACATCGAGGTCATCGCCGAGGCGTGGGACCTGTGGGGCTACGAGGTGGGCAACTTCCCGCGCGGCTGGGGCGAATGGAACGGCCGGTACCGCGACGCGGTGCGCCGCTTCAGCAAGGGCGACGCCAACATGCGTGACTTCCTCGACATGATGAACGGCGACTACCACCACTTCCACGACTCGGGCGGCGCGCAGAAGTCCATCAACTTCGTCGACGCGCACGACGGCTTCAACATGGTGGACCTCGTCAGCTACCAGGAGAAGAACAACGACCAGCCATACCCGTTCGGGCCCTCCGACGGCGGCTCCGACAACAACCTGTCCTGGGATTCGGGTGGCTCCCAGGCGCTGCGCCGCCAGCGGGTGCGCAACCTGTGGACCATCCTGTTCTTCTCCCGCGGCGTGCCGATGGTGGTGGCCGGCGACGAGTTCGGCCGCACCCAGAACGGCAACAACAACCCCTGGGAGCTCGACTCGCTGGCCATGCTGAACAACTACGCCATGATCCCGACGGCGGCGCCCCACCTCGTCGACGTCGAGGCAGGCGTCGACGCGGCCTACCACGACAACTTCGGGCGCTTCGACAACCAGGACGATGCCAACTCGCTGTTCCGGTTCGCCACCTTCATCGCCAATCTCCGGCAGCGTCACGAGGCGCTGCAGCAGACCCACTGGGGTGACCTCATCCCCGACAACAGGGACGTCAGTTACCTGTTCTCCACGCCGACGGGCGACGGTTACCCGGAGGAGGGCCACCGGGCCGTGGCGGTGCGCATCAACAACCCCGGCGACGACTTCTGGGTGCTGATCAACATGGCCGAGCACCCCATCGACTTCACGTTGCCGATGCCCGCCGAGGGGTGCGTCCTGCGCCGCCTCATCGACACCGCGTCATGGGCCGAGCCCGCGCACAACTACTGGCAGGAGGGCGAGGGAATGATCATGGAAGGGGCCACCACTGTGGAGCCCTGGGCCATCGTGGTGCTGCAGGAAGGCGTCCTCGAACCCCGCGACGTCCCGGTGTGGGAGGACTGA
- a CDS encoding HAD family phosphatase, translating into MIKAVVFDLGEVLSSPPSLLPVLAGRVGTTPELLKEHYWTGRAEYDAGAPDGDYWGPLLTAVGHEVHDADLIAEIAHLDADIWANLRPAAWQLLRDCRQAGVTVAVLSNSPHAMQRAADGAAWRADVDHLYVSASLGAVKPQPAIYERVTSDLGLAPGEIAFIDDKQANVDGALSVGWQAHRWVDDHDTRAWLTTLGVLPA; encoded by the coding sequence ATGATCAAGGCCGTCGTCTTCGACCTGGGGGAGGTCCTCTCCTCGCCGCCGTCGCTCCTGCCAGTGCTGGCGGGGCGGGTCGGCACCACCCCCGAACTCCTCAAGGAGCACTACTGGACGGGCCGGGCCGAGTATGACGCCGGCGCCCCGGACGGCGACTACTGGGGCCCGCTGCTCACGGCCGTCGGGCACGAGGTCCACGACGCCGACCTCATCGCCGAGATCGCGCACCTCGACGCCGACATCTGGGCCAACCTCCGCCCGGCGGCGTGGCAACTCCTCCGCGACTGCAGGCAGGCCGGGGTGACCGTGGCCGTGCTGTCCAACTCGCCGCACGCCATGCAACGGGCCGCCGACGGGGCCGCCTGGCGCGCCGACGTGGACCACCTCTACGTCTCGGCCAGCCTAGGGGCGGTCAAGCCGCAGCCCGCCATCTACGAACGCGTGACCAGCGACCTCGGGCTGGCACCCGGCGAGATCGCCTTCATCGACGACAAGCAGGCCAACGTCGACGGCGCCCTATCGGTGGGCTGGCAGGCCCACCGCTGGGTGGACGATCACGACACGCGCGCCTGGCTCACCACGCTGGGGGTGCTCCCGGCCTGA
- a CDS encoding DUF4126 domain-containing protein: MELLPMTFASGWASGINAYATVFILGILGRFLNTGGVPEGFQRTDVLIVMGILALVELVADKVPVIDSVWDVPSTVIRPVAGAVIGALIAGANGDLLTISLAAVGGVTALLSHLSKAGIRLAVNSSPEPVSNVTASVAGDIGVVGVTTLAVLFPVMAAVVAAVLLALMIWLALAMMARIRRGWRWLKQRWTAPPAAV; this comes from the coding sequence ATGGAACTGCTGCCAATGACCTTCGCCTCGGGCTGGGCCTCGGGCATCAACGCGTACGCCACTGTGTTCATCCTCGGCATCCTCGGGCGCTTCCTGAACACCGGCGGAGTCCCTGAGGGGTTCCAGCGCACCGACGTCCTGATCGTCATGGGCATCCTCGCCCTGGTGGAACTGGTGGCCGACAAGGTGCCGGTCATCGATTCGGTCTGGGACGTGCCCTCCACCGTCATCCGCCCGGTGGCGGGCGCGGTGATCGGCGCCCTGATCGCGGGCGCCAACGGCGACCTCCTCACCATCTCGCTCGCCGCGGTGGGCGGCGTCACGGCACTGCTCAGCCACCTCTCGAAGGCGGGGATCCGGTTGGCCGTCAACAGCTCGCCGGAGCCGGTCTCGAACGTGACCGCTTCGGTCGCCGGCGACATCGGGGTGGTCGGCGTCACCACCCTCGCAGTGCTGTTCCCCGTGATGGCCGCGGTCGTGGCCGCGGTCCTGCTGGCCCTGATGATCTGGCTCGCGTTGGCGATGATGGCCAGGATCCGACGGGGGTGGCGCTGGCTCAAGCAGCGCTGGACAGCGCCGCCGGCGGCCGTCTAG
- a CDS encoding diacylglycerol kinase family protein, producing MSTLAVIFNPTKIDRADLEAVVEPARVEAGWGEVLWLETEEDDPGVGMAREAVEKGVDVVLGVGGDGTIRCVAEGLRDSGVPLALAPQGTGNLLARNLDLTLDNLPESVDAAFNGKPRKVDLGIARWVRPNGDEEERVFLVAAGVGLDAQIMSTTDEKLKKRVGMLAYVKAGVEALFRNHRMRLTYRLDESEPERARLHTILIGNCGSIGGNVLLLPDAAVDDGVLDVVGVFPRGVFGWPRVAWKVLVDNAILHRTRSEFVRKQRDRSRELNYQQCREIEITFHRPEEIELDGDHFGEIRSLLVQVEDGGLLVQMPAGWTPAED from the coding sequence ATGAGCACTCTCGCCGTGATCTTCAACCCCACCAAGATCGACCGCGCCGACCTCGAGGCGGTCGTCGAGCCGGCACGCGTCGAAGCGGGTTGGGGGGAGGTCCTCTGGTTGGAGACCGAGGAGGACGACCCCGGAGTCGGGATGGCGCGCGAGGCCGTCGAGAAGGGCGTCGACGTGGTGCTCGGCGTGGGGGGCGACGGCACCATCCGTTGCGTCGCCGAAGGGCTGCGCGACAGCGGGGTCCCGCTGGCGCTCGCGCCGCAGGGCACGGGCAACCTGCTCGCCCGCAACCTGGACCTCACCCTCGACAACCTGCCGGAGTCCGTCGACGCGGCCTTCAACGGAAAGCCCCGCAAGGTGGACCTCGGCATCGCCCGCTGGGTCCGCCCCAACGGCGACGAGGAGGAACGCGTTTTCCTCGTGGCCGCGGGGGTGGGGCTGGATGCGCAGATCATGTCGACCACCGACGAGAAGCTGAAGAAGCGCGTGGGCATGCTCGCGTACGTGAAGGCAGGCGTCGAGGCGCTGTTCCGCAACCATCGCATGCGGCTCACCTACCGGCTCGACGAATCCGAACCCGAGCGCGCCCGCCTGCACACCATCCTGATCGGCAACTGCGGCTCCATCGGCGGCAACGTGCTGCTGCTGCCGGACGCGGCCGTCGACGACGGTGTGCTGGACGTGGTCGGCGTCTTCCCCCGCGGCGTCTTCGGCTGGCCCAGGGTGGCCTGGAAGGTGCTGGTGGACAACGCCATCCTGCACCGCACCCGCAGCGAATTCGTCCGCAAGCAGCGCGACCGCAGCCGCGAGCTGAACTACCAGCAGTGCCGCGAGATCGAGATCACCTTCCACCGGCCGGAGGAGATCGAACTCGACGGCGACCACTTCGGGGAGATCAGGTCGCTGCTGGTGCAGGTGGAGGACGGTGGGTTGCTCGTCCAGATGCCGGCAGGCTGGACCCCCGCAGAGGACTGA
- a CDS encoding OFA family MFS transporter, giving the protein MRTKWAALVGGVLVQLVIGGVYAWSLFGRALQAPEAMALSHVQASVPFETAIGMIFVGASIGGRLQDRSSPRTVAIIGMVIYGLGVLLASLATAPSHFWLLVLGYGVIGGFGLGMAYIVPVALLQKWFPDHTALVTGLAVGGFGFGATVTSPFAQWLVAMTPDTPALAFRWLGVAYLVLGLIGAALLVSPVVAAGAKKVVEGDLTAPQALRTGQWYLLTGTLMLAVMAGISLISMMASAAVDVGGFTPAAAAGIVGVLALFNGGGRVAWAAVAERLGRLPMLATILALEGVALILLPHAQGFWFLALAAVVYLCYGGAFGVLPSTAGQFFGLSHAGAIYGLMLVGWSGGGVLGPLLAAGLVGDAGSYTLAFSVMGALAVVAVALPLVTRPVRRAPADQAGSTPSVVSQARVS; this is encoded by the coding sequence GTGCGTACGAAGTGGGCAGCCCTAGTCGGCGGTGTGTTGGTTCAGTTGGTCATCGGCGGCGTGTACGCCTGGAGCCTGTTCGGGCGCGCCCTGCAGGCGCCGGAGGCGATGGCCCTGAGCCACGTGCAGGCCTCCGTCCCGTTCGAGACGGCCATCGGCATGATCTTCGTCGGCGCCTCCATCGGCGGGCGCCTGCAGGACCGCAGCAGCCCCCGCACCGTCGCCATCATCGGCATGGTCATCTACGGGCTGGGCGTCCTGCTGGCCTCCCTGGCCACGGCCCCGAGCCACTTCTGGCTGCTGGTGCTGGGGTACGGCGTCATCGGCGGGTTCGGCCTGGGCATGGCCTACATCGTGCCGGTCGCACTCCTGCAGAAGTGGTTCCCGGACCACACCGCGCTGGTCACCGGCCTCGCCGTCGGCGGCTTCGGCTTCGGCGCGACCGTGACCTCGCCCTTCGCGCAGTGGCTCGTCGCGATGACGCCCGACACGCCCGCGTTGGCGTTCCGCTGGCTGGGCGTCGCCTACTTGGTGCTGGGGCTGATCGGAGCCGCGCTCCTGGTGTCGCCCGTTGTCGCGGCCGGTGCCAAGAAGGTCGTCGAGGGCGACCTCACCGCGCCCCAGGCCCTGCGCACCGGCCAGTGGTACCTGCTGACCGGCACCCTGATGCTCGCCGTGATGGCGGGCATCTCCCTGATTTCGATGATGGCCAGCGCCGCTGTCGACGTGGGTGGCTTCACCCCCGCGGCGGCCGCGGGCATCGTCGGCGTGCTGGCGCTGTTCAACGGTGGCGGCCGGGTGGCCTGGGCCGCCGTCGCGGAGAGGCTGGGTCGCCTGCCGATGCTGGCCACGATCCTGGCCCTCGAGGGCGTGGCGCTGATCCTGCTGCCGCACGCGCAGGGCTTCTGGTTCCTGGCGCTCGCCGCGGTGGTGTACCTCTGCTACGGCGGGGCGTTCGGCGTGCTGCCGTCCACGGCCGGACAGTTCTTCGGGTTGAGCCACGCCGGCGCCATCTACGGGCTGATGCTGGTGGGCTGGTCGGGCGGCGGAGTGCTCGGGCCCCTGCTGGCGGCAGGCCTGGTCGGCGATGCAGGCTCCTACACCCTGGCGTTCTCCGTGATGGGCGCCCTCGCAGTGGTGGCCGTGGCGTTGCCGCTGGTCACGCGCCCTGTGCGCCGCGCCCCTGCGGATCAGGCCGGGAGCACCCCCAGCGTGGTGAGCCAGGCGCGCGTGTCGTGA
- a CDS encoding HAD-IA family hydrolase, translating into MYRHVFWDLGGTLVDTYPALDAALADVVRSHGLELLDSEVAMLTRRSTGEAIAALSGRFDLPESEFEDAEAALKTRWRSAPPPAMPGARELLRDVSAAGGLNLVVTHRDRSSAQTLLDGLGLVVDDLISTSDGHPRKPDPQLYLMLMERHGLDPADCLSVGDRPIDAEAAMAAGMTAATVESAAAPVDDAAEHSVAHLDDLRPLLGLDSRPHGA; encoded by the coding sequence ATGTACAGGCACGTCTTCTGGGACCTGGGCGGGACGCTCGTCGACACCTATCCGGCGCTCGACGCGGCACTGGCCGACGTGGTGCGCAGCCACGGCCTCGAACTGTTGGATTCAGAGGTGGCGATGCTGACGCGCAGGTCGACGGGCGAGGCCATCGCCGCGCTGAGCGGGCGCTTCGACCTGCCGGAGTCGGAGTTCGAGGACGCCGAGGCTGCCTTGAAGACGCGGTGGAGGTCGGCTCCCCCGCCGGCCATGCCCGGCGCCCGGGAACTGCTGCGCGATGTCTCCGCGGCGGGCGGTCTCAACCTCGTGGTGACACACCGCGACCGCAGTTCCGCCCAGACGCTGCTGGACGGGCTGGGACTCGTGGTCGACGACCTCATCTCCACCTCCGACGGCCACCCGCGCAAGCCTGACCCCCAGCTGTACCTGATGCTGATGGAGCGGCACGGGCTGGACCCGGCGGACTGCCTGAGCGTGGGCGACCGGCCGATCGACGCGGAGGCCGCCATGGCGGCGGGGATGACGGCGGCCACGGTGGAGTCGGCTGCTGCTCCCGTCGACGACGCGGCCGAGCACTCAGTCGCCCACCTGGACGACCTGCGCCCGCTCCTGGGCCTCGATTCTCGGCCGCACGGGGCCTAG
- a CDS encoding A/G-specific adenine glycosylase, giving the protein MRTRRSELRHTLSAWYAANARPLSWREPGVSPWGILVSEIMLQQTPAARVEGTWLAWMERWPTPAALAAAPTADVLRSWGRLGYPRRALRLQEAARAVVERHDGELPESEDALLALPGVGSYTAAAVMAFAFGRRSLVLDVNVRRVLARLDGGVEHPARTETAAERRRAWVFVPEGDAEAATWSAAAMELGATVCTARNPQCGRCPVAGHCSWLALGRPGWEGKRRVGQAWEGTDRQCRGRIMAALRSAHVPVPVADLTWPDPDQLRRCITSLVDDGLAVAHEDALALPH; this is encoded by the coding sequence GTGAGGACCCGGCGTTCGGAGCTCCGGCACACGCTGAGCGCCTGGTACGCGGCCAACGCCCGGCCGCTGTCGTGGCGTGAGCCCGGAGTGTCTCCGTGGGGCATCCTCGTCAGCGAGATCATGCTGCAGCAGACCCCCGCGGCCAGGGTGGAGGGGACGTGGCTGGCGTGGATGGAGCGCTGGCCGACTCCTGCCGCGCTCGCGGCGGCGCCCACGGCGGACGTCCTGCGTTCCTGGGGTCGGCTCGGCTACCCCCGCCGCGCGCTGCGCCTGCAGGAGGCGGCCCGAGCTGTGGTGGAGCGGCACGACGGCGAGCTCCCCGAGAGCGAGGACGCCCTGCTCGCGCTCCCAGGGGTGGGCAGCTACACGGCCGCCGCGGTCATGGCCTTCGCTTTCGGCCGCCGGTCCCTGGTGCTGGACGTGAATGTGCGGCGGGTCCTCGCCCGCCTCGACGGCGGGGTGGAGCATCCGGCCCGCACGGAGACCGCGGCGGAACGCCGCCGCGCCTGGGTCTTCGTCCCCGAGGGCGACGCGGAGGCGGCCACCTGGTCCGCCGCGGCCATGGAACTGGGCGCCACCGTCTGCACCGCCCGCAACCCGCAGTGCGGCCGCTGCCCCGTGGCCGGGCACTGCTCCTGGCTCGCCCTCGGGCGGCCCGGCTGGGAAGGCAAGCGGCGGGTGGGCCAGGCGTGGGAGGGCACGGACCGCCAGTGCCGCGGTCGCATCATGGCCGCCCTCCGCTCGGCCCACGTGCCCGTCCCCGTGGCCGACCTCACCTGGCCGGACCCGGATCAACTCCGCCGCTGCATCACGTCGCTGGTCGACGACGGCCTGGCCGTCGCCCACGAAGATGCCCTCGCCCTGCCCCACTAG
- a CDS encoding transglycosylase family protein, protein MLKRLLAAASAAVVGLGLALVAPQTAQAVETNMYTTPGNHLVNGRYWKTACDKYSDSVVRCRTEIWTTKVATVQGQHVLHNGWVFNNLTYLPSGRDQWAGNPLAAGGQPGGTRTWTATDGRQWRTECDTAATGRNGCRTYALTSVVAHEDGAFVTENQWQFNNIIQFATTGTPAVTTIPAAAPPLAGVPVETAPQLPANQRIDLSRAATWDRIARCESGGRWNINTGNGYYGGLQFNLQTWRSVNGGDFAAYPHQATREEQITVANRLYAQRGFQPWSCA, encoded by the coding sequence ATGCTGAAGCGCCTCCTAGCCGCAGCCTCCGCGGCCGTCGTCGGTCTCGGGCTGGCCCTTGTGGCCCCGCAGACCGCGCAGGCCGTCGAGACGAACATGTACACGACGCCGGGCAATCACCTTGTCAACGGCCGGTACTGGAAGACCGCCTGCGACAAGTACTCAGACTCCGTCGTGCGGTGCCGCACCGAGATCTGGACCACCAAGGTGGCCACGGTCCAGGGCCAGCACGTCCTGCACAACGGGTGGGTGTTCAACAACCTCACCTACCTCCCCTCCGGTCGTGACCAGTGGGCGGGCAACCCCCTCGCCGCGGGCGGCCAGCCCGGCGGCACCCGCACCTGGACGGCCACTGACGGCCGCCAGTGGCGCACCGAGTGCGACACCGCCGCCACCGGCCGCAACGGCTGCCGCACCTACGCCCTGACCTCCGTGGTCGCCCACGAGGACGGCGCGTTCGTCACGGAGAACCAGTGGCAGTTCAACAACATCATCCAGTTCGCCACCACCGGCACCCCCGCAGTGACGACGATCCCGGCCGCGGCCCCGCCGCTGGCCGGGGTCCCCGTCGAGACCGCCCCGCAGCTGCCGGCGAACCAGCGCATCGACCTGAGCCGCGCCGCGACGTGGGACCGGATCGCCCGGTGCGAGTCCGGCGGCCGCTGGAACATCAACACCGGCAACGGCTACTACGGCGGCCTGCAGTTCAACCTGCAGACCTGGCGCTCGGTCAACGGCGGCGACTTCGCTGCCTACCCGCACCAGGCCACCCGCGAGGAGCAGATCACCGTGGCCAACCGCCTCTACGCGCAGCGCGGCTTCCAGCCGTGGAGCTGTGCCTGA
- a CDS encoding ArsC/Spx/MgsR family protein, which yields MSELTILHNPRCSTSRAALEAAEASPFALTVRNYVKVPLTEEEWLEVIAKLDGDPTDLVRRDANFNCSTLSDDDVRTAEQVAKVLAEHPEMAQRPVLIRGDRAIIGRPKAAVAPFLAG from the coding sequence ATGTCAGAGCTGACCATCCTCCACAACCCGCGCTGCTCCACCTCGCGCGCCGCGCTCGAGGCGGCAGAGGCGTCGCCGTTCGCGCTCACCGTGCGCAACTACGTCAAGGTGCCGCTCACCGAGGAGGAGTGGCTCGAGGTGATCGCCAAGCTCGACGGCGACCCCACGGACCTGGTCCGCCGCGACGCCAACTTCAACTGCAGCACGTTGTCCGACGACGACGTCCGCACCGCCGAGCAGGTCGCCAAGGTGCTGGCTGAGCACCCGGAAATGGCACAGCGCCCCGTGCTGATCCGCGGAGACCGCGCGATCATCGGACGGCCCAAGGCCGCCGTCGCACCGTTCCTCGCGGGCTGA